The sequence below is a genomic window from Chryseobacterium foetidum.
TTTTTATTCAGTAATTTTTTACTTCCTAAATAATTTTTACGGATAATCTCCGGATGAAGTCCATCTTTCGGGACTTTTGATAATGATTTTGACTTGTTCTGCGTCTTCATAGGCAAATCTTTTCGGTGAAAGTATCAAACAGCAAGCCGAAACGGGGCGGGATGAGGGTTTAAGGTTTGAGATTTGAGATTCAAAATTTAAAGTTGTAATTTAGAGTTTAATGAAATAAAAGTGATATTTCTTTAATTAACTCTAATTATCTTTTTTGACACTCGAAATTTTTCGCATTGTCCCAAAAAACCTAACCACTTGTCACTTCTTATTTTCCGTTGCATCCAAGCCGCTCAGCAAAACCTGAAACACGAAAATAAATATGCAAAAAACCGAAACTGCCCTTCCAAAACTCAAAATTCGAATCCCGAAACACGAAACACAAAACACGTAACCCGCATCTTCACCCCGTATACGCCTCCTCCAAATCTTTAATCACAATTTTCTGCATTTTCATCATTGCCTGAACGACTTTCTGTGCTTTTTCCGGATTTGAATCATTCATCAGTTCAATTAGTCTTTTAGGAACAATTTGCCAGCTTACACCAAACGGATCTTTCAGCCAGCCGCACATACTTTCCCTGCCTCCGTTTTGAGTTAAAGAATTCCATAGGTGGTCGGTTTCCTCCTGATTACCGGTCATCACAACGATTGAGATGCCTTCGTTGAAATCAAATTTGTGGTCGTAGGAATTGTCCATGCAGAAAAAACTGTAACCGTCGATTTCAAAATGAGCATGCTGTATATTTTCCGGAACTTCGTGATTTTCATCGCCAACGCCTTCTCCATACTTCAAAACTCCGCCGATTTTTGAATCAGGAAAAATTTCAGTGTACAATTCCATTGCTTCTAGCGCTTTTCCGTTGTTTTGGTGGATATACATCAATGTCGGAACAATTTTCTGTTCGCCCTGTTTTTCACCTAAATAGACCTGCCACGTCACTCCATATTTATCGCGGACCCAGCCGTATTTCTTGCTCCATGCGTATTCGCCA
It includes:
- a CDS encoding VOC family protein: MNNNIFPCLWYNEDAKESAEFYCKVFGGKITADTPVVLNIELFGQKLMLLNGGPQFEKNASISFMVLCETEDEVQNYWDQLSNGGIVLMELGEYAWSKKYGWVRDKYGVTWQVYLGEKQGEQKIVPTLMYIHQNNGKALEAMELYTEIFPDSKIGGVLKYGEGVGDENHEVPENIQHAHFEIDGYSFFCMDNSYDHKFDFNEGISIVVMTGNQEETDHLWNSLTQNGGRESMCGWLKDPFGVSWQIVPKRLIELMNDSNPEKAQKVVQAMMKMQKIVIKDLEEAYTG